Proteins encoded by one window of Halomonas sp. SH5A2:
- a CDS encoding NADPH-dependent 2,4-dienoyl-CoA reductase, with amino-acid sequence MTRAPAYPHLFRPITLGHLTLSNRVLMGSMHTNLEEAPNGFERLAAFYAERTRAGVGLIVTGGIAPNAEGAVFQGANALTEVSQLAEHRQVVDAVHAEGGHLCMQILHAGRYAYSPELVAPSAIQAPINPFTPRALTSEEIEQQIADYVRCANLAQQAGYDGVEVMGSEGYLINQFICQRTNQRDDEWGGDFERRIRFPIEIVQRIRAAVGDAFLFIFRLSMIDLVEEGSSWEEVVALGKAIEAAGADVINTGIGWHEARVPTIVTSVPRAAFSEVTKRMKAALSIPLITTNRINMPEVAEHVLAEGHADMVSMARPFLADPEWVRKAEAGLADEINTCIACNQACLDHTFAGKLTSCLVNPRACHETELTLEPARTAKRIAVVGGGPAGLATAVSAASRGHKVVLFERRSELGGQFNYARKIPGKEEFNETLRYYRVMLKKHAVEVRLNTDATVEALADFDDVVIATGVMPRELTLPGADHPKVLSYAEAIKHPDRVGPTVAVIGAGGIGFDVSELLAHQGHPTLDLAAWCEEWGVDLSMAERGGLKAPAPPASPREIVMLQRKTSKPGKYLGKTTGWVHRASLKQRGVKTLTGCEYLKIDDDGLHIRQEGQEQVLDVASIVVCAGQESVRDLIAPLEQAGGRVHVIGGADEAAELDAKRAIDQGTRLAASL; translated from the coding sequence ATGACTCGTGCGCCTGCCTATCCGCATCTTTTCCGCCCGATAACGCTGGGGCATTTAACGCTGTCTAATCGAGTGTTGATGGGCTCCATGCACACCAATCTGGAAGAAGCGCCCAATGGCTTTGAGCGGTTGGCCGCGTTTTATGCTGAGCGAACACGCGCCGGGGTCGGCCTGATCGTGACCGGCGGTATTGCCCCCAATGCCGAGGGCGCGGTATTCCAGGGCGCTAACGCGCTGACCGAAGTATCGCAATTGGCGGAGCATCGCCAGGTCGTCGACGCTGTCCACGCGGAGGGCGGGCATCTATGCATGCAGATTCTGCATGCCGGCCGCTATGCGTATTCGCCTGAACTGGTCGCGCCGTCGGCCATTCAGGCGCCGATCAACCCCTTTACACCGCGTGCACTGACCAGTGAAGAGATCGAGCAGCAAATTGCCGACTATGTGCGTTGCGCAAATCTCGCTCAGCAGGCGGGCTACGATGGTGTTGAAGTGATGGGCTCTGAAGGCTATCTGATCAATCAGTTTATCTGCCAGCGCACCAATCAGCGCGACGACGAATGGGGCGGCGATTTCGAGCGCCGGATTCGCTTTCCCATCGAGATCGTCCAGCGCATCCGCGCCGCCGTGGGCGATGCGTTTTTGTTCATCTTCCGCCTGTCGATGATTGATCTGGTGGAGGAGGGCAGCTCCTGGGAAGAAGTCGTCGCCCTGGGTAAAGCGATTGAGGCGGCCGGTGCTGATGTGATCAATACCGGCATTGGCTGGCACGAAGCCCGGGTGCCGACCATTGTCACCAGCGTTCCCCGTGCGGCGTTCAGCGAAGTGACCAAGCGGATGAAGGCGGCTCTGTCGATCCCGCTGATCACCACCAATCGCATCAACATGCCGGAGGTGGCAGAGCATGTACTCGCCGAGGGGCATGCCGACATGGTCTCGATGGCGCGGCCGTTTCTTGCCGATCCGGAATGGGTACGCAAGGCCGAAGCGGGGCTGGCCGACGAGATCAACACCTGTATCGCCTGCAATCAGGCCTGCCTCGACCACACCTTTGCGGGCAAGCTCACCTCCTGCCTGGTAAATCCCCGCGCCTGCCACGAAACCGAATTGACGCTTGAGCCTGCCCGCACGGCGAAGCGTATTGCGGTGGTCGGCGGCGGCCCGGCAGGCCTTGCAACAGCGGTGTCTGCTGCGAGTCGTGGGCATAAGGTGGTGTTGTTTGAGCGCCGCAGCGAGCTCGGCGGGCAGTTCAACTACGCCCGCAAGATTCCCGGAAAAGAGGAATTCAACGAAACGCTGCGTTACTACCGCGTGATGCTGAAAAAGCATGCCGTGGAGGTTCGCTTGAACACCGACGCTACGGTCGAGGCCCTGGCGGATTTTGATGACGTGGTGATTGCCACCGGCGTCATGCCCCGTGAACTGACGCTGCCCGGTGCCGATCATCCCAAGGTGCTGAGCTATGCCGAAGCGATTAAACACCCCGATCGCGTTGGCCCGACGGTGGCAGTGATAGGCGCGGGCGGTATCGGCTTTGATGTGTCTGAGTTGTTGGCCCACCAGGGGCACCCGACGCTTGATCTGGCCGCATGGTGTGAGGAGTGGGGCGTGGATCTTTCGATGGCTGAGCGGGGCGGTTTGAAAGCCCCTGCACCGCCAGCGTCGCCAAGAGAAATTGTCATGCTGCAGCGTAAAACCTCCAAGCCGGGTAAATACCTGGGCAAGACCACCGGCTGGGTGCATCGCGCGTCGCTCAAACAGCGCGGCGTCAAAACCCTCACCGGCTGTGAATACCTCAAGATCGACGACGACGGTCTCCATATCCGCCAGGAGGGGCAGGAACAGGTGCTCGACGTAGCCTCCATCGTGGTCTGCGCTGGCCAGGAATCGGTACGCGATTTGATCGCGCCGTTGGAGCAGGCAGGCGGCCGCGTGCATGTCATTGGCGGCGCCGATGAAGCCGCTGAGCTGGATGCCAAGCGCGCCATTGACCAGGGAACCCGCCTTGCGGCTTCCTTATAG
- a CDS encoding threonine aldolase family protein produces the protein MTSECTPRFLASDNTSGICPEAMEYLLEANQADDLAYGNDRWTARAADRFRDMFDFDCDVFFVFNGTAANSLALSAMGRSYHSVICHELAHIETDECGGPEFFSNGAKLLTSPGANGKLTPEGIEALVTKRSDIHYPKPKVISLTQATEVGTLYSREELLAIRAMADKYDLRLHMDGARFANACASLNATPAELTWQVGVDALCFSGTKNGLAFGEAILFFNRELAEDFSYRCKQAGQLASKMRFVSAPWLGLLESGAWLTNAQHANAMASYLSDGLQALPGVSLMFPTQANSVFVELPPRAIEALKARDWAFYTFIGAGGARFVCAWNTTVELLDQLLADIQDVLE, from the coding sequence ATGACCTCGGAGTGTACCCCACGATTTTTGGCCAGTGATAACACCTCCGGTATTTGCCCGGAGGCCATGGAGTATCTGCTGGAAGCCAATCAAGCCGATGATCTAGCTTACGGCAACGACCGCTGGACAGCCCGTGCCGCCGATCGTTTTCGCGATATGTTCGACTTCGATTGCGACGTGTTTTTTGTCTTCAACGGCACCGCTGCCAATTCACTGGCCCTTTCCGCGATGGGGCGTAGCTACCACAGTGTGATCTGCCATGAGCTGGCCCACATTGAAACCGACGAATGCGGTGGCCCTGAGTTTTTTTCCAACGGTGCCAAGTTGCTGACGTCGCCGGGTGCCAACGGCAAGTTGACCCCGGAAGGCATTGAAGCGCTGGTCACCAAACGCAGCGATATCCACTATCCCAAACCCAAGGTCATTTCGCTGACCCAGGCCACAGAAGTCGGCACGCTCTATTCCCGGGAGGAGCTGCTGGCCATTCGGGCCATGGCGGACAAGTACGACCTGCGCCTGCACATGGATGGCGCCCGCTTTGCCAATGCCTGCGCCAGCTTGAACGCCACCCCGGCCGAGCTGACCTGGCAGGTGGGCGTCGACGCGCTGTGCTTCTCGGGTACCAAAAACGGCTTAGCGTTTGGTGAAGCCATCCTGTTTTTCAACCGTGAGCTGGCCGAGGATTTCTCTTACCGCTGCAAGCAGGCAGGCCAGCTGGCGTCTAAAATGCGCTTTGTTTCCGCGCCCTGGCTGGGGTTACTGGAAAGTGGTGCCTGGCTAACCAACGCCCAGCACGCCAATGCCATGGCAAGCTACCTGTCCGACGGCCTGCAAGCGTTACCCGGTGTATCGCTGATGTTTCCGACCCAGGCCAACAGCGTCTTCGTTGAATTGCCGCCCCGTGCCATCGAAGCGTTGAAAGCCAGAGATTGGGCCTTCTATACCTTTATTGGCGCCGGCGGCGCGCGATTTGTCTGCGCATGGAACACCACCGTTGAATTGCTCGACCAACTGCTGGCTGATATTCAGGACGTGCTCGAGTAA
- a CDS encoding PrkA family serine protein kinase produces the protein MSIFDHVQDRFARVQQEDMSLEEYLALCRRDPKVYASAAERMLEAIGEPDVIDTAKDSRLSRIFSNKVIRRYPAFAEFHGMEEAIEQIVAYFRHASQGLEERKQILYLLGPVGGGKSSLAERLKLLMERIPFYAIKDSPVYESPLGLFSPEEDGELLEKEYGIPQRYLKSVMSPWAAKRLKEYGGDISQFRVVRLYPSRLNQIAISKTEPGDENNQDISSLVGKVDIRQLELYSQDDPDAYSFSGGLCRANQGLMEFVEMFKAPIKVLHPLLTATQEGNYNPTEGMGAIPFDGVILAHSNESEWQAFRNNRNNEAFLDRVYIVKVPYCLRVTEEIKIYQKLLEDSSLNAAPCAPDTLRMLAQFSVLSRLKVPENSSIYSKMRVYDGENLKDTDPRAKSMQEYRDAAGVDEGMQGLSTRFAFKILSKVFNFDGTETAANPVHLLYVLEQALEREQLPSEVFERYIGFIKEFLAPRYVEFIGKEIQTAYLESYSEYGQNIFDRYVTYADFWIQDQEYRDPETGELLNRQSLNEELEKIEKPAGISNPKDFRHEVVNFVLRARAQNNGMNPSWQSYEKLKGVIEHKMFANTEELLPVISFNAKASKSDQKKHEDFVARMVDRGYTEKQVRLLSEWYLRVRKSQ, from the coding sequence ATGAGCATCTTTGATCACGTTCAAGACCGTTTTGCCCGCGTTCAACAAGAGGACATGAGCCTTGAGGAGTACCTGGCGCTCTGTCGCCGTGACCCCAAGGTCTATGCCAGTGCGGCCGAGCGCATGTTGGAAGCCATTGGTGAGCCTGATGTCATCGACACCGCCAAGGACTCGCGTCTCTCGCGCATTTTTTCCAATAAAGTCATTCGGCGCTACCCCGCGTTTGCCGAGTTTCATGGCATGGAAGAAGCCATAGAGCAGATCGTGGCGTACTTCCGTCATGCCTCTCAAGGGCTTGAAGAGCGCAAACAGATTCTGTATCTGCTGGGCCCGGTGGGCGGCGGTAAATCGTCCCTGGCGGAGCGCCTCAAACTGTTGATGGAACGGATTCCCTTTTACGCCATTAAAGACTCGCCGGTGTACGAATCACCGCTAGGCCTGTTCTCGCCCGAAGAAGACGGCGAGCTGCTGGAAAAAGAGTACGGCATCCCCCAGCGCTACCTCAAAAGCGTTATGTCGCCCTGGGCGGCCAAGCGCTTGAAAGAATACGGCGGCGATATCTCCCAGTTCCGGGTGGTGCGTTTGTACCCGTCACGGCTTAACCAGATCGCCATTTCCAAAACCGAGCCCGGCGATGAGAACAATCAGGACATTTCGTCCCTGGTCGGCAAGGTCGATATTCGCCAACTGGAACTCTATTCCCAGGATGACCCGGATGCCTACAGCTTTTCCGGTGGTCTGTGCCGCGCCAACCAGGGGTTGATGGAATTCGTCGAGATGTTCAAGGCACCCATCAAGGTGCTGCACCCGCTGCTGACCGCCACCCAGGAAGGCAACTACAACCCCACCGAAGGTATGGGGGCGATTCCCTTTGACGGCGTGATCCTGGCCCACTCCAACGAATCCGAGTGGCAGGCGTTCCGCAATAATCGAAACAACGAGGCGTTTCTTGACCGGGTATATATCGTCAAGGTGCCTTACTGCCTGCGGGTCACCGAAGAAATCAAGATTTACCAGAAGCTGCTCGAAGACTCATCGCTTAACGCCGCGCCCTGCGCGCCGGATACGCTGCGCATGCTGGCGCAATTCTCGGTACTTTCACGGCTGAAAGTGCCCGAAAACTCGAGTATCTACTCGAAGATGCGCGTCTATGACGGTGAAAATCTCAAGGATACCGACCCGCGTGCCAAGTCGATGCAGGAATACCGCGACGCCGCCGGGGTGGATGAGGGCATGCAGGGGCTATCAACCCGCTTTGCCTTCAAGATTCTCTCCAAGGTGTTCAACTTTGACGGTACGGAAACAGCGGCTAACCCCGTGCATTTGCTCTACGTGCTGGAGCAGGCACTCGAGCGTGAACAGCTGCCGTCGGAAGTGTTCGAGCGCTACATCGGCTTTATCAAAGAGTTTCTGGCCCCCCGCTACGTCGAGTTTATCGGCAAGGAAATCCAGACCGCTTACCTCGAGTCCTACAGCGAGTACGGGCAGAATATTTTTGACCGCTATGTCACCTACGCGGACTTCTGGATCCAGGATCAGGAATACCGCGACCCCGAAACCGGTGAGCTGCTCAACCGCCAGTCACTCAATGAGGAACTGGAAAAAATCGAGAAACCGGCGGGTATCTCTAACCCCAAAGACTTCCGCCATGAAGTGGTCAACTTTGTGCTGCGTGCCCGCGCGCAAAATAACGGCATGAACCCAAGCTGGCAGTCTTACGAAAAGCTCAAAGGCGTGATCGAACACAAGATGTTCGCCAACACCGAAGAACTGCTGCCGGTGATTTCCTTCAACGCCAAGGCGTCGAAGTCGGATCAGAAAAAGCACGAAGACTTTGTCGCGCGGATGGTGGACCGTGGCTACACCGAAAAACAAGTGCGGCTACTCTCCGAGTGGTACCTGCGCGTACGCAAGTCCCAGTAG